The Rhodococcus sp. ABRD24 genome contains the following window.
GTTCCGGCCCACCGCACTCGGGCTGGAATGCCTCGAGGCGGACCGTGCGCTCAACGAGGAGGGCATCGAATTGGTGCTCGGCGCATGGGGGGAGGCCGATATCAGGGAACTCCGGGACTGTCTCGTCCGGTTCAACCGGTCGGTCGAGCAGTGTGAAGGGGCGCCGTGGCCGCGTCGCGACGCAGGTGACGACCAGAGCATGTCTCCTGTCGGCGGTAGCACCTAGCTTGGCGCCAGCCTGGCTGATGCCCGGCGCAGCATCGACTGCATAACCACTGGGTGGACGACGCTGACCGGCGTGAAGTAGGCGCGCCCACGCCAGCCTTTCAGCTGCACGACCGTCGTGACCCGGACGAGTTGAGTCTCGGTATCGATCGCGACGCCGGCTCGAAAGTCGAGATGCCGGTCATCGACGGAGATCAGCGCCTCTCCATCCTGAACGCGCGAAACCGCGAAGGTGTCCCGGCCACCGCGGGGTACACCGATCAGCGGAACCAGCAGCTGCCGCACTGCAAACGCGAAACGGATCCACACCGGGCCCGAGCTGGTCGCGAACACCGTCTCAGCCCACACCCGTGGATCGTCGGTGGCACCCGGCGGTATTGGTGCCGCGACGACGTCGACGAAGTCCGGGCGGGGAACGTCCTCGAGGGCGAGGGACCAAAATGCGGGAAGCGGCGGCATGCCGCAATCCTCTCCCCGGCGCCGTGGCCCGCTCAACACGGAGTGGGCTCAATCACCGCCGCTACGACGAACTCGCCCTAGGACTGCACGCGCAGGGTCGGTGAATCGGTCGGGTCGGGCTCGCCGGGCACGATCACCAGTCGCGGTCTCTGGTCGGGTGAGTGATGGAATCCTCGCCACGACAGCAGCGACCAGCGGGACAACCCGGACAGTGCGGAGCCGAGGCTTGCGAAGGACAGCGACGACATCACGGAGCCAGCCGACCCGATCGATCCGATCGACAGGATCGAGCCGACGCTACCGATCGACAGGATCGAGCCGACACTACCGATCGACAGGATCGAGCCCTCCGAGCGGATGGACAGGATGGACCGCCGCGATCGGCGGGAACGGATGGACAGGTTCTCGGTCATGCCTCGGTTTACCACGTCGCGCGACCCGCAAACTCCCGATACGCGGAGAGTCCCCGCCGAGTATCGGCGGGGACTCTCCAGGCGGTTCGGCGTCGGTGCTACGCGACCGTGAACATTCCGACCGTAGGCAGGAAACTACAGGTGATGGGTGCGGTGCCGTTCGGCTGAGTGGTCAGCGAGCCCGAGATGACCGCGAGGACGCGTCCGGGTCCGGTGTTGGCGATCGCCGACAGTGTGGCCGGGCCGTCCGGGTTGATTCGGGCCTCGGGAGTGAGGTTCTGCGTCTCACGACGGCCGTTGTCGACATTGAGCCATGTGACCGTCATGCCCTGGTTCGGAGCCGCCT
Protein-coding sequences here:
- a CDS encoding DUF2867 domain-containing protein codes for the protein MPPLPAFWSLALEDVPRPDFVDVVAAPIPPGATDDPRVWAETVFATSSGPVWIRFAFAVRQLLVPLIGVPRGGRDTFAVSRVQDGEALISVDDRHLDFRAGVAIDTETQLVRVTTVVQLKGWRGRAYFTPVSVVHPVVMQSMLRRASARLAPS